Proteins found in one Arachis stenosperma cultivar V10309 chromosome 8, arast.V10309.gnm1.PFL2, whole genome shotgun sequence genomic segment:
- the LOC130945351 gene encoding uncharacterized protein LOC130945351 produces MLEEVKVHIMRVIARNKKFLSGYVGSVAPRQLSRLEREKEESNKWTPTWAGDDNREIYEVKKHPTKVTVDLGNQKCTCRFWQLTGLPCRHACAAFALRSRRPEDQIHNLLGMAAYNSAYQHNINPVSSKEFWDKAECYPPLPPHYKTPIGRPTKKRRKEKNEARPNFNPHKLKRRYGTIICKYCGESGHNSRGYEKKHADMNDEVAAMEAEEATTATNNPAQPPTPQQQNPNDAATAPRPKSKPMVSTETMNPASPVMRQRFEQFMPTPTLRHQPNPGPRPSKRVPRGVPERSNGPAVVKN; encoded by the exons ATGTTAGAGGAAGTCAAAGTTCATATCATGAGGGTTATAGCGAGGAACAAAAAGTTTCTAAGTGGCTATGTTGGTTCTGTTGCACCAAGACAACTTAGCAGGcttgagagagagaaagaagaaagtaaTAAATGGACTCCCACATGGGCAGGGGATGACAATAGAGAAATTTATGAGGTTAAGAAGCATCCTACTAAGGTTACTGTTGACTTAGGAAATCAGAAGTGCACCTGTCGATTTTGGCAGCTCACAGGCTTGCCTTGCAGACACGCTTGTGCAGCATTTGCTCTGAGGAGTCGTAGGCCAGAAGACCAGATCCATAACTTGCTGGGAATGGCTGCATATAACTCAGCATATCAACATAACATTAACCCCGTTTCAAGCAAAGAATTTTGGGATAAAGCTGAATGCTATCCTCCACTGCCCCCTCACTATAAGACACCAATTGGAAGACCaacaaaaaagagaagaaaggagaaaaaTGAGGCACGGCCAAATTTCAACCCACATAAGCTTAAAAGGAGATATGGAACAATCATTTGCAAATACTGTGGAGAG AGTGGCCACAATAGTAGGGGTTATGAAAAAAAGCATGCTGATATGAATGATGAGGTTGCAGCTATGGAGGCAGAGGAAGCTACTACTGCTACTAATAACCCTGCACAGCCACCAACACCCCAACAACAGAATCCTAATGATGCTGCTACTGCTCCAAGACCCAAGTCTAAACCTATGGTCTCCACTGAAACCATGAATCCTGCAAGCCCAGTAATGAGGCAGAGGTTTGAACAGTTTATGCCAACTCCAACTCTGAGGCACCAACCAAATCCGGGCCCAAGACCATCAAAGCGAGTCCCAAGAGGAGTTCCTGAAAGAAGCAATGGCCCAGCTGTagtgaagaactga
- the LOC130945353 gene encoding uncharacterized protein LOC130945353, which translates to MKKEGSASEYKKEAEGRNQTENKGDSENFMKPKISYCDMVMENGFGKLNPQEIVEMVSEDLVMDSSIDDEAPFDPKPNIDVSLEKYDEWCRPWKLSLIVMPLRKTFNLQALDRWVQKRWVKKGVIQVMGLAGNVFLVRFMDQDDYAHALFEGPWMIADHYLLVQRWRSLFLPHETDIQKVAVWVRIPNLPAKLYNKFFLWKVGKALRTILKVDELPPYTLE; encoded by the coding sequence ATGAAAAAAGAAGGAAGTGCCTCAGAATATAAAAAAGAGGCTGAAGGTAGAAATCAAACCGAGAACAAAGGTGATTCAGAAAACTTCATGAAGCCCAAGATATCCTACTGTGACATGGTAATGGAGAATGGCTTCGGAAAACTAAATCCACAAGAGATTGTGGAAATGGTTTCAGAAGATTTAGTCATGGACTCTTCTATAGACGATGAAGCTCCCTTCGATCCTAAGCCCAACATTGATGTCTCTCTGGAAAAGTATGACGAGTGGTGTAGACCTTGGAAACTATCACTTATTGTTATGCCGCTTAGAAAAACCTTTAACCTTCAAGCTCTTGATAGATGGGTACAGAAGAGATGGGTGAAAAAAGGAGTGATACAAGTCATGGGTCTAGCTGGTAATGTTTTCTTGGTCAGGTTCATGGATCAGGATGACTATGCACATGCACTCTTTGAAGGTCCTTGGATGATAGCTGATCATTATCTCTTGGTGCAAAGGTGGAGATCACTCTTCTTGCCACATGAGACAGATATTCAGAAAGTTGCAGTATGGGTTAGGATCCCCAACCTACCTGcgaaattatataataaattctttctctggAAAGTTGGAAAAGCTCTCAGAACAATACTCAAAGTGGATGAACTACCTCCATACACTCTCGAGTGA
- the LOC130946629 gene encoding abscisic acid receptor PYL8-like, with the protein MMMKKGNGDGAFSNMEMEYLRRHHTQEPRQNQCSSALVKHIKAPLPLVWSLVRRFDEPQKYKPFVSRCVVRGNLEIGSLREVDVKSGLPATTSTERLEILDDNQHILSVRIIGGDHRLRNYSSIMSLHPEIIDGRPGTLVIESFVVDVPEGNTEDETCYFIEALIKCNLKSLADVSEGLAVQDRTEPIDRMQDLLISG; encoded by the exons atgatgatgaagaagggGAACGGCGATGGAGCTTTCAGTAACATGGAGATGGAGTATTTAAGGAGACACCACACGCAAGAGCCTCGCCAGAATCAGTGTTCTTCTGCGCTTGTTAAGCACATCAAGGCACCTCTTCCTTTG GTGTGGTCATTGGTGAGGAGGTTTGATGAGCCACAGAAGTACAAGCCATTTGTGAGTAGGTGTGTGGTGAGGGGGAACCTTGAGATTGGGAGTCTAAGAGAAGTTGATGTTAAGTCAGGGCTACCTGCCACTACCAGCACTGAGAGATTGGAGATCCTTGATGACAATCAGCATATTCTTAGTGTAAGGATCATTGGTGGTGATCACAGACTCAGG AACTATTCATCTATCATGTCCCTCCACCCGGAAATCATTGATGGAAGGCCAGGTACCCTGGTAATTGAATCTTTTGTGGTGGATGTGCCTGAGGGGAACACAGAGGACGAGACCTGCTACTTCATCGAAGCTTTGATCAAGTGCAACCTCAAGTCACTCGCTGATGTCTCGGAAGGGCTTGCCGTGCAGGATCGCACCGAGCCAATCGACCGGATGCAAGATTTGTTGATAAGTGGCTGA